A window of the Polaribacter sp. HaHaR_3_91 genome harbors these coding sequences:
- the fbaA gene encoding class II fructose-bisphosphate aldolase, with protein sequence MSHNIKPGVATGSEVQAIFNFAKEKGFALPAVNVIGSNTINGVLETARDLNAPVIIQFSNGGAQFNAGKGLSNEGEKAAIAGGIAGAKHVHELAVAYGVPVILHTDHCAKKLLPWIDGLLDASEKHFEETGKPLYSSHMIDLSEEPLEENIEICKTYLARMSKMGMTLEIELGITGGEEDGVDNSDVDESKLYTQPEEVAYAYEELSKVSDKFTIAAAFGNVHGVYKPGNVKLTPKILKNSQEFITKKYGVEENHIDFVFHGGSGSTLEEIREAIGYGVIKMNIDTDMQYAFMSGIRDYMGEKADYLKSQIGSPDGPESPNKKYYDPRKWLREGEATFITRLKQAFSDLNNVDTL encoded by the coding sequence ATGAGTCATAATATAAAGCCAGGTGTTGCAACTGGATCAGAAGTTCAAGCTATTTTTAATTTTGCAAAAGAAAAAGGTTTTGCTTTACCGGCAGTAAACGTTATTGGATCTAACACTATTAACGGTGTTTTAGAAACAGCAAGAGATTTAAATGCTCCTGTAATTATTCAGTTTTCTAATGGTGGTGCACAATTTAATGCAGGAAAAGGTTTATCTAACGAAGGTGAAAAAGCTGCCATTGCTGGTGGTATAGCTGGTGCAAAACATGTACATGAATTAGCAGTTGCTTACGGAGTACCTGTTATTTTACATACAGACCACTGTGCTAAAAAATTATTACCTTGGATAGACGGATTATTAGATGCTTCAGAAAAACATTTCGAAGAAACTGGTAAACCTCTTTATAGCTCTCACATGATCGATTTATCTGAAGAGCCTTTAGAAGAAAACATTGAGATTTGTAAAACATATTTAGCTCGTATGAGTAAAATGGGTATGACTTTAGAAATTGAATTAGGTATTACAGGTGGTGAAGAAGACGGTGTTGACAACAGTGATGTTGATGAGTCTAAATTATACACACAACCAGAAGAAGTTGCTTATGCTTATGAAGAGCTTTCTAAAGTAAGTGATAAATTTACAATTGCTGCAGCTTTTGGTAACGTTCATGGTGTTTACAAACCAGGAAACGTTAAATTAACTCCAAAAATCTTAAAAAATTCTCAAGAATTTATTACTAAGAAATATGGTGTTGAAGAAAATCATATCGATTTTGTATTTCACGGAGGATCTGGTTCTACATTAGAAGAAATTAGAGAAGCTATTGGCTACGGTGTTATTAAAATGAACATTGATACAGATATGCAATATGCTTTTATGAGCGGAATTAGAGACTATATGGGAGAAAAAGCAGATTATTTAAAATCTCAAATTGGAAGCCCTGATGGACCTGAATCTCCAAACAAAAAATATTACGATCCAAGAAAATGGTTACGTGAAGGTGAAGCAACTTTCATTACACGTTTAAAACAAGCATTTTCTGACTTAAACAACGTAGATACTTTATAA
- a CDS encoding BamA/TamA family outer membrane protein: MKKLSLSLLLLLLFVSCNSTKNVAEGKHMLTQNYIYVDSVKNNSSDIQKYILQKPNPKFLNLPVGLYFYNIGDPNKPKTPATWGEKNPRSYNFIKNVFSEKQSIAYAKTFIGLNRWFLNYQGPVIVSERKVKNTENNLLTYYKNQGYFKSKVTSEINRDSISKKATVAYRVSKGKPTLLDTINFKIESLVLDSIYRNTSTQSLLKKGNQYNDKVFRNEASRVLKLFRNNGIYNFTESALGFYVDSTRTDNKTNVDFLISGNRLQETDGAYINTPYKVQKVTEVNVTTDYSFTKKGEPLIDSLKYDGINFLAHRKIKYNPKYLSQSIFLKPGSIYKDTLRNLTRNHLKSLKNFKSTNIKFTPISGTDNELKMDIFLAPIEKFTLGLETEITHSNIREIGSSAKFSITNRNAFRGAELLKLSFLGSYFNSNSGPGWEFGADASLEIPRLIAPFGLNKLVPKEMSPRTLFSIGTSFQKNIGLDRQTFTFLSDYKWQYNAKKTIQLEILNTQYIQNLNISSYFDIYSSEFSNLDNVAEAYDTANNITTNPNYPLSTDINEQVPEALAFMRKVANDTGFKTTNSDEYNDALNILNRYNIITSDFLIPVLAYSFTYNSQTNFNDNNFSFFKVRLANSGNALGLLSNKTNVNNKKTLANIPLAQYFKTDLEYKKFWDVGGNSVFGIRTFLGAIIPYDNSDIPFTKSYFAGGSNDIRAWQTYELGPGSRNTGLEFNVGSLKFLTSAEYRFDVVSKLKGALFIDAGNIWDITGSEFVDEESKFNNVSSLKDIAVGTGFGARLDFSFLILRLDVGFKTYEPYLTGNKWLKNYNFSNAVYNIGINYPF, translated from the coding sequence ATGAAAAAACTTTCTTTATCCCTTTTATTATTACTCCTTTTTGTTTCATGTAATTCTACAAAGAATGTTGCGGAAGGAAAACACATGCTTACTCAAAATTATATATATGTAGATAGTGTAAAAAATAATAGTAGTGATATTCAAAAATACATTCTACAAAAACCCAATCCAAAGTTTTTAAACTTACCTGTTGGTTTGTATTTTTATAATATAGGAGATCCAAACAAACCTAAAACGCCTGCTACCTGGGGAGAAAAAAATCCTCGTTCTTATAATTTTATTAAAAATGTTTTTTCTGAAAAACAAAGTATTGCATACGCAAAAACTTTTATCGGGTTAAATAGATGGTTTTTAAATTATCAGGGGCCCGTTATTGTTAGTGAGAGAAAAGTAAAAAATACCGAAAATAACTTATTAACCTATTACAAAAACCAAGGTTATTTTAAATCGAAAGTAACATCAGAAATTAATAGGGATTCAATCAGTAAAAAAGCTACAGTAGCATATAGAGTAAGCAAAGGAAAACCTACACTTTTAGATACTATAAATTTTAAAATAGAGTCTTTAGTGTTAGATTCCATTTACAGAAATACAAGTACACAATCTCTGTTAAAAAAGGGAAACCAATATAACGACAAAGTATTTAGAAATGAAGCAAGTAGAGTTTTAAAGTTATTTAGAAATAATGGAATTTATAATTTTACAGAATCTGCTTTAGGTTTTTATGTAGATTCTACAAGAACAGATAACAAAACAAATGTAGATTTCTTAATTTCTGGAAACAGACTGCAAGAAACAGACGGCGCCTATATTAACACCCCTTACAAAGTACAAAAAGTAACAGAGGTAAATGTTACTACAGATTATTCATTTACAAAAAAAGGAGAACCTCTAATAGACTCATTAAAGTACGATGGAATTAACTTTTTAGCCCACAGAAAAATTAAATACAATCCAAAATACCTATCTCAATCAATATTCTTAAAACCAGGAAGTATTTACAAAGACACCTTAAGAAACTTAACAAGAAATCATTTAAAATCACTTAAAAACTTTAAATCTACCAATATAAAATTCACTCCAATTTCAGGAACTGATAATGAATTAAAAATGGATATCTTTTTAGCACCTATAGAAAAATTTACTTTAGGCCTAGAAACAGAAATAACACATTCTAACATTAGAGAAATTGGTTCTTCTGCAAAGTTTTCAATTACAAATAGAAATGCATTTAGAGGTGCAGAGTTACTAAAGTTATCTTTTTTAGGATCTTATTTTAACTCAAACAGTGGTCCTGGTTGGGAATTTGGTGCCGATGCTTCTTTAGAAATACCAAGACTTATTGCTCCTTTTGGATTAAATAAATTAGTTCCTAAAGAAATGTCACCAAGAACCTTGTTTTCTATTGGAACTAGTTTTCAGAAAAATATAGGTTTAGACAGACAAACATTTACCTTTTTATCTGATTATAAGTGGCAGTATAATGCAAAAAAAACAATTCAATTAGAAATTTTAAACACACAATATATTCAAAACTTAAACATTAGTAGTTATTTTGATATTTATAGTTCGGAGTTTTCGAATCTAGATAATGTTGCTGAAGCTTATGATACTGCTAATAATATTACTACCAATCCTAACTATCCGCTTTCTACGGATATAAATGAACAGGTACCAGAAGCATTGGCTTTTATGAGAAAGGTTGCCAATGACACTGGTTTTAAAACAACAAATTCTGACGAATACAACGATGCTTTAAATATTTTAAATAGATATAATATTATAACATCCGATTTCTTAATTCCTGTGCTAGCCTATTCTTTTACGTATAATAGTCAAACAAATTTTAATGATAATAATTTCTCATTCTTTAAAGTAAGACTTGCAAATTCTGGAAATGCCTTAGGGTTACTATCAAACAAAACAAATGTAAACAACAAAAAAACACTTGCAAACATACCACTAGCACAATACTTTAAAACAGATTTAGAATATAAGAAATTTTGGGATGTTGGCGGTAATTCAGTATTTGGAATTAGAACTTTTTTAGGTGCAATTATACCTTATGATAATTCAGATATCCCTTTTACAAAAAGTTATTTTGCAGGAGGTTCTAATGATATTAGAGCTTGGCAAACTTATGAATTGGGTCCTGGAAGTAGAAATACAGGACTAGAATTTAATGTAGGAAGTCTTAAATTTTTAACCAGTGCAGAATACAGGTTTGATGTGGTTAGCAAATTAAAAGGAGCTTTATTTATTGATGCAGGTAATATTTGGGACATTACCGGTTCTGAATTTGTTGATGAAGAATCTAAATTCAATAATGTATCATCTCTAAAAGATATTGCCGTAGGTACTGGATTTGGAGCTAGATTAGATTTTAGTTTTTTAATTTTACGTTTAGATGTTGGCTTTAAAACTTATGAACCTTATTTAACTGGTAATAAATGGCTTAAAAACTACAACTTTTCTAATGCTGTTTATAATATAGGTATTAACTATCCCTTCTAA
- a CDS encoding RNA methyltransferase: MSISKNQFKLITSLSQKKYRQKHKLFIAEGIKVVQEILNSTFELETLFCTDDFSSDVLKEKIVRVSEADLKKISNLKTPNKVLGIFKIPDEKLDSDRGLTVALDAINDPGNLGTIIRLCDWFGVAELICSKDTVDCYNQKVVQASMGSLTRISIRYVDLTEYLSETQKPTFIADMDGENVYKTSLPKEGVLIMGNEANGVSDTIKKLITHKISIPRFGDIQETESLNVATATAILLSEFKRGC, from the coding sequence ATGAGTATCTCAAAAAATCAATTTAAATTAATAACAAGTTTATCTCAAAAAAAGTATAGACAAAAGCATAAATTATTTATAGCGGAAGGTATAAAGGTTGTGCAAGAAATCTTAAATTCTACATTTGAACTTGAAACACTTTTTTGTACGGATGATTTTTCTTCGGATGTTTTAAAAGAAAAAATAGTTCGTGTCTCTGAAGCTGATTTGAAGAAAATCAGTAATTTAAAAACACCAAATAAGGTTTTAGGTATATTTAAAATACCTGACGAAAAACTTGATTCAGATAGAGGTTTAACGGTAGCTTTAGATGCTATAAATGATCCAGGGAATTTAGGTACTATTATTCGCTTATGCGATTGGTTTGGTGTAGCTGAATTAATTTGCTCTAAAGACACTGTAGATTGTTATAATCAAAAAGTAGTGCAAGCAAGTATGGGGTCTTTAACTAGAATATCTATTCGTTATGTAGATTTAACTGAATATTTATCTGAAACCCAAAAACCAACTTTTATAGCAGATATGGATGGTGAAAATGTATACAAAACAAGTTTGCCAAAAGAAGGGGTTTTAATAATGGGAAATGAAGCAAATGGTGTTTCAGATACCATTAAAAAACTAATTACTCATAAGATTTCTATTCCAAGATTTGGAGATATTCAAGAAACGGAAAGTTTAAATGTAGCTACTGCAACAGCTATTCTGTTGAGTGAATTTAAGAGAGGATGTTAA
- a CDS encoding porin family protein has translation MMSKKFIIFSFFLLTSIAFFAQREKVEYLPTFDQRKIHYGFYLGLNQNDFKYSFNNSTPIEGTSIKIDPSIGFNVGLIADLRLHKNVNLRLEPGLMTNTKNITFGNTDLNYPLADEVREVNSTYLHVPLIFKFSTDRYKNIRPYVLGGVSYNYNFSSNEQGDDNEQGQFRTTTHNYMYEVGVGIDIYLYYFKFSPSIRGIFALPSELVEDNASSFGGTSPYTSPINYLATRGIFLTLSFE, from the coding sequence ATGATGAGTAAGAAATTTATAATATTCAGTTTTTTCCTTTTAACTTCTATCGCTTTTTTTGCGCAGAGAGAAAAAGTGGAATACCTACCTACTTTTGATCAAAGAAAAATACATTATGGTTTTTACCTTGGTTTAAATCAGAATGATTTTAAATACAGCTTCAATAACAGTACTCCTATCGAAGGCACAAGTATAAAAATCGACCCTTCTATTGGGTTCAATGTAGGTCTAATAGCAGATTTACGTTTACATAAAAATGTAAACCTACGTTTAGAACCAGGTTTAATGACAAATACGAAAAATATAACTTTTGGTAATACAGACCTTAACTACCCTCTAGCGGATGAGGTTAGAGAGGTAAATTCCACATATTTACATGTTCCGTTAATTTTTAAATTTAGCACGGACAGATATAAAAATATTAGACCTTATGTATTAGGCGGAGTTTCTTACAACTATAATTTTTCTAGTAATGAACAAGGTGATGATAATGAACAAGGTCAATTTAGAACAACTACTCATAATTACATGTATGAAGTTGGAGTTGGTATAGATATTTACTTATACTACTTTAAATTTTCTCCTTCAATACGTGGTATTTTCGCTTTACCTAGCGAGTTAGTAGAAGATAACGCCAGTTCCTTTGGAGGAACTAGTCCATATACATCTCCAATAAACTATTTAGCAACTCGTGGTATATTTTTAACATTATCTTTTGAATAA
- the ubiE gene encoding bifunctional demethylmenaquinone methyltransferase/2-methoxy-6-polyprenyl-1,4-benzoquinol methylase UbiE, translated as MSAEKINPYKDSKLGKKEQVAQMFDNISENYDGLNRVISLGIDVKWRKKVVKIVGQNNPKQILDIATGTGDLAIMMAALNPDRIVGLDISEGMLEVGKQKIAKANLSDKIEMVVGDSEEMPFADNTFDAITVSFGVRNFANLDKGIKEIVRVLKPTGVLVILETSNPTKFPFKQGYKLYTNLFLPVVGKLFSKDKVAYSYLSESANSFPFGEAFNNILQKNGFRHTEDTPVTFGVATIYTASK; from the coding sequence ATGTCAGCAGAAAAAATAAACCCTTACAAAGATTCTAAACTTGGCAAAAAAGAGCAAGTTGCTCAAATGTTTGATAATATCTCTGAAAACTACGATGGCTTAAACAGAGTAATTTCTTTAGGAATTGATGTTAAATGGCGTAAAAAAGTAGTAAAAATTGTTGGACAAAACAATCCGAAACAAATTTTAGACATTGCTACAGGTACAGGAGATTTAGCCATAATGATGGCTGCTTTAAACCCAGATAGAATTGTAGGTTTAGATATTTCTGAAGGAATGTTAGAAGTAGGAAAACAAAAAATTGCAAAAGCGAACCTTTCTGATAAAATAGAAATGGTTGTTGGTGATTCTGAAGAAATGCCATTTGCAGACAATACTTTTGATGCGATTACAGTTTCTTTTGGCGTTCGTAATTTTGCTAATTTAGATAAAGGAATTAAAGAGATTGTTAGGGTTTTAAAACCAACCGGTGTTTTGGTTATTCTAGAAACTTCTAACCCAACAAAATTCCCTTTTAAACAAGGTTACAAATTATATACTAATTTATTTTTACCTGTTGTTGGTAAATTATTTTCTAAAGATAAAGTTGCCTATTCATATTTATCAGAATCTGCAAATTCTTTTCCTTTTGGAGAAGCTTTCAACAATATTTTACAAAAAAATGGGTTTAGACATACAGAAGATACACCAGTAACTTTTGGAGTTGCTACAATTTATACTGCAAGTAAATAA
- a CDS encoding NifU family protein: MQDVKITVQETTNNTIIKFNTNQILINGGSYEYNNIDEAKNSPLAQELFYLPFVKKIFITANFIAVQRYDILEWIDVQEEVKEQIEAYLNDNDVVVNESPTSKKEAIEVYAEATPNPSVMKFGSSKSLTQTDVEYKNIDEASKSSPLAQAIFNFPFVKEVFISDNYVSVTKYDMVEWNDVYAEVRTFIREYLVSGKTIIKELPTEEKSTSENKIPEPQVALEGIPAQISDILDEYIKPAVASDGGNIAFRSYDEENKIVRVVLQGACSGCPSSTATLKNGIESLLKEMLPNQINEVVAING, encoded by the coding sequence ATGCAAGACGTAAAAATAACAGTTCAAGAAACGACAAATAATACCATTATAAAATTTAACACTAATCAAATTTTAATCAATGGAGGAAGTTATGAGTATAATAATATAGATGAAGCTAAAAACTCACCTTTAGCGCAAGAGTTATTCTACTTACCTTTTGTAAAAAAGATTTTTATTACCGCAAATTTTATTGCTGTACAACGCTATGACATTTTAGAATGGATAGACGTACAAGAAGAAGTTAAAGAACAAATTGAAGCGTATTTAAATGACAATGACGTTGTTGTAAATGAATCTCCAACTTCTAAAAAAGAAGCTATAGAGGTTTATGCAGAAGCAACTCCAAACCCATCTGTAATGAAATTTGGAAGTAGTAAATCTTTAACACAAACAGATGTTGAGTATAAAAATATAGATGAAGCTAGCAAATCATCTCCCCTAGCACAAGCAATTTTTAATTTCCCATTTGTAAAGGAAGTATTTATTTCTGATAATTATGTTTCCGTTACCAAATACGATATGGTAGAATGGAATGATGTTTATGCAGAAGTAAGAACTTTTATTCGTGAATATTTAGTTTCTGGAAAAACGATTATTAAAGAACTACCTACCGAAGAAAAATCAACATCAGAAAACAAAATACCTGAACCACAAGTAGCATTAGAAGGAATTCCTGCACAAATTTCAGATATTTTAGATGAATATATTAAGCCTGCAGTTGCAAGTGATGGTGGTAATATTGCTTTCCGTTCTTATGATGAAGAAAACAAAATAGTACGTGTAGTTTTACAAGGAGCCTGTAGTGGTTGCCCTTCTTCTACCGCTACTTTAAAAAACGGAATAGAAAGCTTATTAAAAGAAATGTTACCAAATCAGATTAACGAAGTAGTAGCAATTAACGGATAA
- a CDS encoding OmpP1/FadL family transporter, whose product MKKIITIAFLFAATVTSYSQSLRYQDLGVLFSKNDDNGSARFTAMSGAFGALGGDVSAMSVNPAGISVFTNSYFTGTINSRNTDISAKFGDANFNDRRKTTTDNKYFNLSHAGAVLVFDSAYKSDWNKFAIGFNYRITNDFEDSFSAQGNEAVTRFDTNPRNPGTIYNFTDGQLYDTNYNGETTELNIAFSSVHRNKLHVGLGLNFYDLNFTQQSVLTELNSDEDGNILDVELYQENLTTGTGFSANAGFIYKANQNFRFGLAYQTPTWYTEILQDTNYNQDSNIDIGETAFFPDEVYSFSENNPRQFISYKLKTPSKITASAAFIFGKDGLISLDYINKNYKNIKLSNGDFNVENEFFENDLRNTHSLNIGTEWRMDRFSLRGGYKFEQDPSKSSIASDNLKGYSLGAGYNFGNMKLDFSFSDNNRTGVYNLYSNLNTVVNPSELKIDNKTITASISFNL is encoded by the coding sequence ATGAAAAAAATTATAACGATAGCTTTCTTATTCGCAGCAACAGTTACGTCTTATTCTCAATCTTTAAGATACCAAGATTTGGGAGTTTTATTTTCTAAGAATGATGATAATGGCTCTGCCCGATTTACAGCAATGAGCGGCGCTTTTGGAGCATTAGGAGGAGATGTTTCTGCAATGAGTGTTAACCCTGCCGGTATTTCTGTATTTACAAATAGCTATTTTACAGGAACTATAAATTCTAGAAATACAGATATTTCTGCAAAATTTGGAGACGCTAACTTTAACGATAGAAGAAAGACAACAACTGATAATAAATATTTCAACCTTTCTCACGCAGGTGCTGTATTAGTTTTTGACAGTGCTTACAAATCTGACTGGAATAAATTTGCAATTGGTTTTAACTATAGAATTACTAACGATTTTGAAGACAGTTTTTCTGCACAAGGAAATGAAGCTGTTACTAGATTTGACACAAACCCTCGTAATCCAGGTACCATATACAATTTCACAGATGGTCAACTTTACGACACAAATTACAACGGAGAAACAACAGAGTTAAACATCGCTTTCTCATCAGTTCATCGAAACAAACTACATGTAGGTTTAGGACTTAATTTTTATGATTTAAACTTCACACAACAATCTGTTTTAACAGAGTTAAATAGTGATGAAGACGGCAATATCCTTGACGTAGAATTATATCAAGAAAACCTTACAACAGGAACAGGTTTCTCTGCAAACGCAGGATTTATTTATAAAGCCAATCAAAACTTCAGATTTGGTTTAGCTTACCAAACACCAACTTGGTATACCGAAATCTTACAAGACACAAATTACAACCAAGACAGTAATATTGATATTGGAGAAACAGCTTTTTTCCCGGATGAAGTTTACTCCTTTTCTGAAAACAATCCTCGTCAATTTATATCTTATAAATTAAAAACACCAAGTAAAATAACCGCAAGTGCCGCTTTTATTTTTGGGAAAGATGGTTTAATTAGTTTAGACTACATCAACAAAAATTATAAAAACATAAAATTATCCAACGGTGATTTTAATGTTGAAAATGAGTTTTTTGAAAACGACTTAAGAAACACACATTCTCTTAATATTGGTACAGAATGGCGTATGGATAGATTTAGTTTAAGAGGTGGTTATAAATTTGAGCAAGATCCTAGCAAATCATCTATAGCCTCAGATAATTTAAAAGGATATTCTTTAGGTGCAGGTTACAACTTTGGGAATATGAAATTAGACTTTTCTTTTAGCGATAATAATAGAACTGGTGTTTATAATTTATACTCAAACCTTAATACTGTAGTAAATCCATCAGAATTAAAAATAGACAATAAAACAATTACAGCATCGATTAGTTTTAATTTGTAA
- the proS gene encoding proline--tRNA ligase, with protein MSKHLTKRADDYSKWYNELVVKADLAENSAVRGCMVIKPYGYAIWEKMQAELDRMFKETGHENAYFPLLVPKSLFEAEEKNAEGFAKECAVVTHYRLQNDPENPGKLRVDPEAKLEEELVVRPTSEAIIWNTYKGWIESYRDLPLLINQWANVVRWEMRTRLFLRTAEFLWQEGHTAHATEAEAITESKQMQDVYAEFAENFMAMPVVKGVKSDSERFAGAVDTYTIEALMQDGKALQAGTSHFLGQNFAKAFDVKFTSKEGKQEHVWATSWGVSTRLIGGLIMTHSDDLGLVLPPKLAPIQVVIVPIYKGDDQLEAISEKMNVIVKELRSKGISVKFDTRDTYRPGAKFAEYELKGVPVRIAIGNRDLENGTLEIARRDTLEKQIVAQDDAVSFIENLLEEIQENLFNKAIDFRKEHTTVVDDFKEFKKAIKNTGGFVSAHWDGTEETEDRIKEYTKATIRCIPNDAKEEAGVCVLTGKPSSKRVLFAKAY; from the coding sequence ATGAGTAAACATTTAACAAAAAGAGCCGACGATTATTCTAAGTGGTATAACGAGTTAGTAGTGAAAGCGGATTTAGCTGAAAACTCTGCCGTTAGAGGTTGTATGGTTATTAAACCTTATGGTTATGCCATCTGGGAAAAAATGCAAGCAGAACTAGATAGAATGTTTAAAGAAACTGGGCATGAAAATGCTTATTTTCCTTTACTTGTGCCTAAAAGTCTATTTGAAGCAGAAGAAAAAAATGCAGAAGGTTTTGCTAAAGAGTGTGCTGTTGTTACACATTATCGTTTACAAAACGACCCTGAAAATCCAGGTAAATTAAGAGTAGACCCAGAAGCTAAATTAGAAGAAGAGTTAGTGGTAAGACCAACTTCTGAAGCAATTATATGGAATACTTATAAAGGGTGGATTGAATCTTATAGAGATTTACCTTTACTTATAAATCAATGGGCAAATGTAGTTCGTTGGGAAATGCGTACACGTTTGTTTTTACGTACAGCAGAATTTTTATGGCAAGAAGGGCATACTGCTCATGCAACAGAAGCAGAAGCTATAACAGAATCTAAGCAGATGCAAGATGTTTATGCTGAGTTTGCAGAAAACTTTATGGCTATGCCAGTGGTAAAAGGTGTAAAATCTGATAGCGAACGTTTTGCTGGAGCAGTAGATACCTATACTATTGAGGCTTTAATGCAAGACGGAAAAGCTTTACAAGCAGGAACAAGTCATTTCTTAGGTCAGAATTTTGCAAAGGCATTTGATGTGAAGTTTACTTCTAAAGAAGGAAAACAAGAACATGTTTGGGCTACTTCTTGGGGAGTTTCTACACGTTTAATTGGTGGGTTAATTATGACACATTCCGATGATTTAGGTTTGGTATTACCTCCTAAATTAGCGCCTATTCAAGTTGTAATTGTTCCAATTTACAAAGGAGATGATCAATTAGAGGCTATTTCCGAAAAAATGAATGTAATTGTAAAAGAATTACGTTCAAAAGGAATTTCTGTAAAGTTTGATACTAGAGATACATATAGACCAGGAGCTAAGTTTGCTGAATACGAATTAAAAGGAGTGCCTGTAAGAATTGCAATAGGAAATAGAGATTTAGAAAATGGTACTTTAGAGATTGCTAGAAGAGATACTTTAGAAAAACAAATCGTAGCACAAGATGATGCTGTTTCTTTTATTGAGAACCTTTTAGAAGAGATACAAGAGAACTTGTTTAATAAGGCAATCGACTTTAGAAAAGAACATACAACTGTAGTAGACGATTTTAAAGAGTTTAAAAAAGCGATTAAAAATACTGGTGGTTTTGTATCTGCCCATTGGGATGGTACAGAGGAAACAGAAGATAGAATAAAAGAATATACCAAGGCTACAATTAGATGTATACCTAATGATGCTAAGGAAGAGGCTGGTGTTTGTGTTTTAACAGGAAAACCGTCTTCTAAACGAGTTCTTTTTGCAAAAGCATATTAA
- the rpsT gene encoding 30S ribosomal protein S20, protein MANHKSALKRIRSNEAKRLRNKYQHKTTRNAVRDLRVVEDKKDAEEKLVKVISMLDKLAKTNIIHKNKAANLKSKLTKHVAAL, encoded by the coding sequence ATGGCAAATCACAAGTCAGCATTAAAGAGAATTAGAAGTAACGAAGCTAAAAGGTTACGTAATAAATATCAGCATAAAACTACTCGTAATGCTGTAAGAGATTTACGTGTTGTAGAAGATAAAAAAGATGCTGAAGAGAAATTAGTCAAAGTTATTTCTATGTTAGATAAATTAGCGAAAACTAATATTATCCATAAAAATAAAGCGGCTAACTTAAAATCTAAATTAACAAAGCACGTAGCTGCATTGTAA
- the rpsT gene encoding 30S ribosomal protein S20: MANHQSALKRIRSNEAKRLRNKYQHKTTRNAVRDLRAAEDKTDAETKLGKVISMLDKLAKNNIIHKNKAANLKSKLTKQVAAL; encoded by the coding sequence ATGGCAAATCATCAGTCAGCATTAAAGAGAATTAGAAGTAACGAAGCTAAAAGGTTACGTAACAAATATCAGCATAAAACTACACGTAATGCTGTAAGAGATTTACGTGCTGCAGAAGATAAAACAGATGCAGAAACAAAATTAGGTAAAGTTATTTCTATGTTAGATAAGTTAGCTAAGAATAACATTATCCATAAAAATAAAGCTGCTAATTTAAAATCTAAATTAACAAAGCAGGTTGCTGCATTGTAA